CTTAATCTATTCGTTATTCCTTAACTGGGCCGTAAAAATAACCGAACAGggctagtaaaaataaatattagtttacaGTTCAAATTTTTAGTTtacagttataatttttagtttacAGTTCAAATTTTCTACATATTTTGCTTGTAGTGTCCAAGCGGCAATAGCGGGCGCTTGCTCGAACCTGCACATCTTGCCGGAGAAGTTGAACCCAGTGGTGCGGCCACTCATGGACAGCATCAAGAAGGAGCCTTCTGAGGAGTTGCAGCAGAATTCTGCTGATACACTAGCCGCGCTACTGGCGCAGCTCGTGAACAGGGATCCCTGTCCGAATAATAAAGTGCTGGTCAATCTGAAGGCGTTCTTGAGGTGAGAGGGAAAGAACCAACATAGCATAATTATGCTTTTGAAATGTATCAAGTTGAAAGAGACCTTTGCGAGGCCGTTCCATATGATATTTTGACAACTATTGAGTGTAGctcgtaaaaataaacaacagtaTTTGGTTTGAGTGTTAATAGGTCTTTCTGAAACCATAAGCGTTTATTCTTatctttgtttacatttagttttatttaataaaaccttttttaataaatattatttattttgaaaagataaGTCGAAGTTGATCAAGATGTTATTAAAGCGTAATATATTTATCTTGTTTGTGTAGGTGTGATCCAGAGTACACGCCACGCATTTCACTAGAAAGTACAGAGGAAGCGAACGGTGACTCCGGTAGCGGTGACAGCGGACACGAGGGCAAGGGTGAACAAGTGTCGCAGGCTCCAGCATGTATGTTTTAAATAGCAATTCATTTACGTCCAATTATCAGCAATCCCAATGTCAagtaaaatgatacaaaatttatagTTTGCAATCAATATTTTGGTCTTGATGTATGCTTTAGATAGGAAATAAAACACCTTGATTACGTAATCCAATAAACAATCCTTACTGTTATTGAATATTGGTttacttgttgtaaaaaatatatatctaataaacaaatagcttaaaaacaaatagattcTTTACGTAGTTATTACGTTATTCATGTGTAATGTCGTGTGTGACAGTGGACAAGTACAGCGGCATCCTGACGCTATGGGAGCAGCAGCGCAGCGCGGAGCGGACAGCGCCGCGGCGCggccgcccgcccgccgccgccgccgcgctcgccaTCGACCAGCTGCTGCCGCACGAGGACGAGGTACGGACACGAACTGCCTACTGTTGTACTAGTACTGCTCAATGTTATTGGAGTTTGTTGGTCTAAGACAGAAACGGCTCAGTTCTTTATAGcttcatattttacatatacactttaattaaaaacttttcgtGTACTtcatttcgtctaaatccgctCAAACATCCATCTTTTCGtgtttatagtatttattgtatagtattgtttctataatttgtttgtatggTTAATATTGTTACAGGCTCGCAAATTACTAAGGATCCAAAGACGAGGTGCCACATTGGCTCTGACGAGCCTGGCAACATACTTCGGCGATGAGTTACCAGAGAAGTTGCCGAAGCTTTGGGAGTTTATATCGGAGCCACTCGAGAGGGTTATGACTGATACTGGTGAGTTAGaagtttttgttatgtttacCTCATACTTTGTGTGTATGTGATTTTAACGTTTGTGAATCCCCCGTAACGTTAGGATTATATGTTTTAGAGCGAGTcgtattttctcttttaaacTTTGGTAAAAggtaataggtatttttttaaataataattaacgtttattttctcTTTGTGTCATTAAAGGGTTTTATCATTCAGCAAGTTGGGTTGTGTTTAGATAAAATTACGTctttttagttctttttaaaGTTTGCATTGATTGTAACCTATTATGATTGTGTATTGAGCCCAGTGTTCGTTTCGATGTTGTAGAGTTGGAGCAGCTGGAGTGCAGCGCGGGCGAGGAGCTGATCTCCCGCCTGCAGGTGGTGGAGGCCGTGTGCGGCgcgctggcgggcggcgcgcgcgcgcggcTGGCGGGCGCCGCGCGGGCCGCCGCCGGGCTCGCGCGCGCCAGGCACACCGCGCTGCGACACATggccgcgcgcgcgctcgcCGCGCTCTGCCGCGCCCGCTACCCCGGGGTCATGCGGACCGTCGTGCGGGAGGTAATGATTGTgatagatagccgagtggtagagaTCACCACCCCAAACCCATTGTGCGCGTCATGTAGGACAAGCATAAGTgagatccacgaacgcttgtacCGAGTCCGGGCGTCAGTGTACATATGATTTGTATTTTGGTGTAACCTCCCGCGTCAagaggatttaattccttacgGCGgggggtatttttttaaagaaaaacgctgatataattattgtattttttttttaatgtaaattttcaaAGTACAATGTTACTGCGTGGATAGCCAACTGCTTCTATGATATCAATCCAATAACTACATTACATGTCTTGCAGGTTTAATTCCCATGaaagcattaaataattaaacatttgcTTATTTTAAGTTCTACTGTTTATAACACCCTTATAATACTAATGGCACCCGTGTTGACAGTTAGTGCCCGCCCTGAGCGACGTCCGCAGCGACAGCGTGCGTTGCGGCGCGGCGGAGGCGCTGGCGCGGGTGGTGGACGCGCTGCAGCTGCAGATAGTGCCATACATCGTGCTGCTCGTCGTGCCGCTACTCGGTAACTAGCACTCTTAAATTTTTTAACATGCAACAAAACAAGGAAACCATgcatgtatatgtatgtataaagcattgttttctttttacaaaatgcGACTTTTAATTACTCCTTTCACAATTTTTGTAGATTTGACAAGGTTGATcacaataattttttttgtcgtttagCAGTTTATTACCTTTTCACGCttaaacggctagaccgattatGGTAAAACcgaaatgcaaaaatatttgtacaaaaacattcaattcaccATGGATTTGtcattaaagtataaataagcAATATTTGTTGTACGCAGGTCGCATGAGTGACCACTGCGAGGCAGTCCGCATCATGTCGACGCGTTGCTTCGCGTCGCTCATCCAGCTGATGCCGCTGGACGGGCCGGCCGCCGACCCGCCCGACCTCGAGCCCGAGCTGCGCGCGCGACGGAACTCCGACAAACAGTTCCTCGACCAACTGTTCAACCCCAAGTCTATCAAGGATTACAAGATACCTGTGCCAGTGTCGGCTGAGCTACGGTCGTATCAACAGGTGATGCTCCATTCAATATGTATTGTTTTCTGTAGATGTACTGTATGTAATCAATGAATAAGTCGAGTGGTCTTCTAATTCCTTTAACTTATAGTGTAATTAGAGTTTATTTACACCAACGTAAAAAGGTGAATTGCTTGATTTTCCTCATCCCGTAATGCTTTTTAATACCTgtccttgaaataaaacaaatgaaccaATTGGTTTATAAAAGTTTCAGGCATTTCAGAAAGCATATAGAATTTTTGCATGTAACTCATTAAAGATACGTAAGAGTATCCGTAGATTTAACTTAAAGTGTGCATTGGTCAGGCGGGCGTGAACTGGCTGCGCTTCCTGTACGAGTACAAGCTGCACGGCGTGCTGTGCGACGACATGGGGCTGGGCAAGACGCTGCAGTCCGTGGTGGTGGTGGCGGGCTCGCACGCCgagcgcgcccgcgcccgcgcgccgcAGCTGCCCTCGCTCGTCGTGTGCCCGCCCACACTCACCGGTACTCACTACTCAAACTTACTTGTACATTAATCTTTGTAGCCCTCGCGTAGCCTCGTTTAATCAATCATTTTCCTTTTGACCAATCAGCACGTCGAGACTAGTCAGcacattattatcattaaataaaagcaTTATATTATGCAGAAACGCACACGCGCGCTATTCAGAGTTTTTGAGCGCCGCAAACGCGATCATACAAAAAGTGTGCCGTCTGTGCTGCACCAAGTACGTAAGCCAAAAAGTTCgttaatattactaaaaacgacttattttttttacaggtcACTGGGTATTTGAAGTGAACAAATTCATCCCGTCCAAATTCCTGAAACCCTTACAGTACGTGGGCATACCGTACGAACGTGAACGTCTACGACATCATGTGAAGCACTACAACTTCATTGTGGCTTCCTACGATATAGTGAGGAAGGATATTGATTTCTTCAGCAGTATCAAGTGGAATTACTGCATATTGGATGAAGGACATGTCATTAAGAACGGCAAGACGAAGGTGTTTAAAGCCATCAAACAGATTGTAGCTAATCATAGACTGATACTCTCTGGAACACCGATACaggtaattaagtaaatattgtatgtttaattatttcaaaaagctACGTTTACAGTAATACTTTGCTTAACTCAGATACGTTATGTCTAAAGGTCATGAAAAGTAGTGCATGATTGATAGAACCGCGAGAGAACAAACAGCCTAACTCTATCCTAGTTGCACTGTATCTGCACAAATTTGACAACGTTGTGTTACCGTTGGCAGAACAACGTGCTGGAGCTGTGGTCGCTGTTCGACTTCCTGATGCCGGGACTGCTGGGCACGGAGCGGCAGTTCACGGCGCGCTACTCGCGGCCCATCCTGGCGGCGCGCGACGCCAAGGCCACGCCGCACCAGCTGCAGGCCGGCGCGCTCGCCTGCGAGGCGCTGCACCGACAGGTACACTACAGTTCACGGCGCGCTACTCGCGGCCCATCCTGGCGGCGCGCGACGCCAAGGCCACGCCGCACCAGCTGCAGGCCGGCGCGCTCGCCTGCGAGGCGCTGCACCGACAGGTACACTACAGTTCACGGCGCGCTACTCGCGGCCCATCCTGGCGGCGCGCGACGCCAAGGCCACGCCGCACCAGCTGCAGGCCGGCGCGCTCGCCTGCGAGGCGCTGCACCGACAGGTACACTACAGTTCACGGCGCGCTACTCGCGGCCCATCCTGGCGGCGCGCGACGCCAAGGCCACGCCGCACCAGCTGCAGGCCGGCGCGCTCGCCTGCGAGGCGCTGCACCGACAGGTACACTACAGTTCACGGCGCGCTACTCGCGGCCCATCCTGGCGGCGCGCGACGCCAAGGCCACGCCGCACCAGCTGCAGGCCGGCGCGCTCGCCTGCGAGGCGCTGCACCGACAGGTACACTACAGTTCACGGCGCGCTACTCGCGGCCCATCCTGGCGGCGCGCGACGCCAAGGCCACGCCGCACCAGCTGCAGGCCGGCGCGCTCGCCTGCGAGGCGCTGCACCGACAGGTACACTACAGTTCACGGCGCGCTGCTCGCGGCCCATCCTGGCGGCatccataaacaaaataaaactctaaAACTAGTACAAAGTAAAAACCGTCATTTTATAATGctccaaaaatatttacgcaacgtatcttatttttttttgtatcctaGGTGTTACCATTCCTGTTGCGTCGTGTAAAGGAGGATGTTCTAAAGGAGCTGCCTCCTAAGATCACGCAAGACTACTACTGTGATCTGAGCCCGCTGCAGCGGCGCTTGTATGAGGACCTGTCCAAGGAGCACATGCCTCACGGGATCGCCTCAAACCACACGCACGTCTTCCAGGTGTGTACCTAGACGCTGTGCCGTATTGCCATAGCTAGatgccattttattttaattaattgaccACTTTATATTGCTATGTATCGTGATCTTAATGAGACATTTCTATTAACTCCAACTCATGTAAAATTAGggattatattacattaaacatttcCCTCCCGTCTCGTGACTTATATGTGATCTTTTATCTTGTTTAACTACTGTGTCTATTTGTGGGACAGCGAAGTGGTTAAGTTCGATTTGTTACCGCAGTAATGTGTGATATAGTTGAGTATTATAGTTACACAGTCAAtctaacaaagaaaatatacgGAAATCTTAATCAGTAGATGAGTTTTTTTCATATGTAATGATGCATGGTGTTTGTCGCTAGGCGCTGCACTACCTGCAGAACGTGTGCAACCACCCGAAGCTGGTCCTGACCGCGGAGCACCCGGCGGCGCGCGCCATCGCCGCGCAGCTGCAGCAGCAGAACTCCTCGCTGCACGACATCAACCACTCCGCCAAGCTGCCCGCGCTCAAGTAAGACACACATACAGCCATTATCAGTAGTATAGGACATAGTTTTATTGCAAGCTTTTTATATGTAAGAGATGAttcagaaataataatacactaaAGCTAAAGCAAACATACTGTTTTAAAACGTTGACACCTGTAAATATATGACTTTGAATGCATTTGGATTTACGTGAGTAAAGCCCAATCGTGATTTCGAATAGAAAATCTCTGTGATTTTAAagttgcttatttattttagtttcaatcacataagaatattctttacttttgttatataaaatgttaattgaatCTCCAGACAACTCCTCCTCGACTGCGGCATCGGTACCACGGCGTCTGACGCAGAGCCCGAAGTGGTAGTGTCCCAGCACCGCGCGCTCGTGTTCTGCCAGCTCAAGAAGATGCTGGACATAGTGGAGCACGACCTGCTGAAGCGCCACCTGCCGGCCGTCACCTACCTGCGCCTGGACGGCAGCGTGCCGCCGCACAAGAGGCACGAACTCGTCACGCGGTTCAATAACGACGTGTCCATTGATCTGCTGCTACTCACTACAGCCGTAAGATCTGTTTTATAACTTCTGTTCTATAGTTATACATATGGTGGGAGACTTACACGGCTTGACTCACGACTTTTTGACTTCATCAGTTTGTCTATCAAGGTTTactaaaaagaggttttttaaCCGGACATGTACCTCACAATTTAAAcctttaattgatttaattattattgacatGAATGTAATCCTTATAACTCAACAGGTGGGCGGTCTCGGTCTGAACCTAACTGGAGCGGATACTGTGATTTTTGTGGAACATGACTGGAACCCCATGAAGGACTTGCAAGCGATGGACCGCGCTCATCGTATCGGACAAAAGAAGGTCGTCAACGTCTACCGCCTCATCACTCGTGATACGCTCGAGGAGAAGATTATGGGGTAAGACTGTCATAAAACAActtgaatcttaaaaaaatgctcATTCGTTATTTCAGTAGTCTAACGACCTAAATAACTTCCACAGATTACAAAAATTCAAGCTACTCACGGCGAACACTGTAATAAGCAGCGAGAACGCAGCAATGGAGACAATGGGCACCGACCAGCTGCTCGACCTGTTCAACTTGTCCAGCAGTAACGCGCAGACTCCGcagcaacagcagcagcaacaacagGCGGGACCTTCTGGCTCCAAGTCCGTGCTGGAGACACTGCCAGACCTCTGGGACGACAAACAGTACGAAGAGGAGTACGACATGACCAACTTTATTAAAGGACTGAACAAAATGAGCGCTTAACCCTTCAAGTTGGTAACTGCAATTTAAGTCATTGTCACCCAATATTCTAGCAGCTGCATGGTCAACTTTTTGGTGGGCTCTCGAACCCGTTTATAGGCCATGGCCCATTAACCTGGCAGCTGGAATCTGGttaaaagcaaaaacaatttttttttttcgatagtGACCTGACCAAGTCCAACCGACATAATAATTTAGAGCTAGCAACTTGAAACATTATAATTactgttcaattttattttcaaatatttcgcATATTAGCGCGATCAGTTTTTCAGTCTAAATAAGTCCTAGATTGGGTAATAAGCTGCGTTATACCCACCTTTCTGTTCAAGTTGTGTGCCAATATCTAAAATGCATAAGTGATTCAATATAAGCGATACAATGCATTCTAATCGTAAGATTAAAACGTATTTCATTTGATAAATATATAGCTTTAGGATGTGTTCGATTTTGGTGTAGCCAAATTGATTTACCTTGTACTGAGTTGGGCTGTGGTGGTAGTGACAAGACGACGCACGACCAATCGACGTTGAGACATTTTTATACTTCTTTCATGTACACAACATAATGTGTAGTGGTAATGAGTGTCGAACATTCCATGTACCATACATGGCTTATCCATTTGCTCGACTCCGTTTGTCGTGACTACCAAAGCTTATCGCAAGACCACCGCAGTCCTAACGTTGACCTTCCTACAAAGCCCACGCTTTGTTGGGAGGTTGCTATGTTTGAAGAGGCTGACCATTCTAGTAGTGATAGTTGTAGACCCAGACAGCTTTAGAAAGTTGCCTTAGTAATGTTCTATGAATCttgtatttcttaaaattgTGTAGTTCTTAGACTAGTTTTATTATACACACGTGTGACGATACACGCAGTAGTGTAGCATTTTGTAAATTTACAGTCTATTTCACTTTCATACAACGAGTCCATCACACTTGAGCTTTCGATATCAGTCAATTATATCTGATGAGATACATTTTATAAGTGTTCGGTACTACTTTAGCTGTATGTATAACCATACTATTATGAAATAGTCTGTAACGAGTATTCAATAACTTTCTgcaattaaaagtaaagttgATTACGAATGAAGATCATGGTAGTCATTGTTTGATTTGAACGAAATATCCGTAGAAAGTTCATGATtataatgttacttatttatacatttttgaactTGGTCATAAACAATTGTTAGGGATTGATTAGTATTAAGTACTCTTAAAATCGCAAAATATCTAAACCTTTCTTACACTAATCAATCCCTACTGATTGTTTAAGTAAATTACATGTAGTTACAAACTTTCTTAAAGTTCAAAGCTAAATTGATAGATAGCATTCttaccattgcatcatttagttatttagaaaatttaatatattatcaacttgtattaattaattaggtgaTCAAGCCAAAATAATGTAGTTGTGACTGTCATAAACATCACTGGCCCCCTattgttatacaaatatttatttactcaatacTTACGTAAACACTTAGTAGTTCATTCTGTAAGCTATTCAAATGTAAGGTTCCTTGTGTAAGAATTTACCTCATGATTTGATTTTTCTCTAtgattgaataatttatttattattgtagcgTTATAAGGAACAGTCATGCTGCTTTAgtcatttttgtagtttttagtGTGGCGCAGCGTCGCTGgtgtttatatttagatttgaatgttttttgtttgctgTTCAGTACCTGCTCAACATAAAGcactaatgaataaataaaagaatgatGTTTTGTTCTATATTCATGCGTGATTTTTTACAAGCAAAACAGTTAATTCGCTATTCTCTTgtattttgtgtataaatattttattgttaaagattTTGTCAAAATTCACTAAGTTTAAGTCTGTGAATTCATGTTTCGTAATACTTTTGTGTGATGAGTGGCAAAATCGCACGTACTTCCAGTCTATTTGTAGTAAATCTATGTTGGTCTACTGTctggataaaaataaagcattttttgtAATTGGTGTACTCATTTTACTTTCTCTTTACTTTCTTTTCGGTAAACCagtcattatttttacaatcaaaattgttatttcaccTATGCTAaggtactgttttattttaatatctaaataatcggaaaaggaggttttattcaTCACCCATTTGTGTAAcagatgaaatatatttatttctagtgtTCCGAACCCCAATGGTCTGAACGTCCAACCGCCTTCTTGGtcgttgtaaaaaaaaattgagggtGGATACCTATAAACTTATTTGTCACTCAactaatttgcttttttattgatCAGCTTATTTTTATAGAACCCCCAGTGCCGCGATTGAAACTGGCACTTGACTGTATTATATTtccgtttaattaaataaatgtagctACGGGGGTTTTACGTattcatttattctttaaatacatgattataaaggatttttttttaatatcttttccAGTTTGCCGAAATATAATGGCCGTTTAAAATAATGGCTATTGCAATActcagttaaaataaattaaatcggTATTAAACCGTAGACACCTTCAGCGCACAGGGCGTTAGGTTTGGCTGCACCTTTGTTGGTAAAATTGCACTATTTTAAAGGCGAAATGGCCATCACCGTTCATAAATCAGTACGAATTAGTTAGTTCCGGGAATTTTCCTGAGTTTTTGGGTTGGCTTTCTGAAGACCtagatatttttaactatttagcATTTCTGACATATTATGTTACTTATATCAAGAATCAGAcgagattttaataaatctaatagTGCCTCTAGAAACTTTAACCttcaattacaatattaaaagaaaatcgacAAAATCAACAATGTTTCTGTTTCTTCTAAACTAAAAGTACAGAGATTCAATTTCGTAGCTAAGCCCTCTTTTCCAGAGTTGATACTTGACCATTCAAACAAATTACagagtacatttttatttttttcaattcgaatcaACCCTTTCCCATCTACCCTGAGCTAACCtcgtttattgaaataaactctagcgtttaattttttttgctacTTTAACCTTTTCACTGAAGTGATAGTATAACAAATAATAGTAACAGCAT
This is a stretch of genomic DNA from Trichoplusia ni isolate ovarian cell line Hi5 chromosome 6, tn1, whole genome shotgun sequence. It encodes these proteins:
- the LOC113494733 gene encoding TATA-binding protein-associated factor 172, giving the protein MTSRLDRLFVLLEAGAGPATRRAAARQLGEVQKAHPEELHRLLARLMTHLRSTAWETRIAAAQAVEAILTNVPEWHPAPFTGKKEEKVEPEDNGRLRCETFDIDRVLQHGAHLMGSEGKEYDLDEEPLNVADSKERLAKQRQQLNARLGLDVAANLGVDLNSMYTNEDLCPVKPVINKTELNRRPVQEIVITAKPLSSREMNLAKRKARLAFSKQKSRDCSEDGPSAPPTPPVEPDRKKIKLEQPDEFIFESTAPVPDCSGSWGECTRWPLEAWAGALQAQLFSAAWESRHGAASALRELLRAKIVSSAGHDANMTAQEMEQAHQEWLEDMALRLLCVLALDRFGDFVSDQVVAPVRETCAQTLGVALAQLSEERVKSVAQLLASLSTHPQWEARHGALLGFKYLLAARQEVACESGALEHLINGLGDVAEDVSAVAAGALAPAARALAARRGAAVRAVVARLWRLLADQDELASPANSYMALLAALMALPEPASLLHPIDLADVLPRLWPYLDHSTSSVRKATLQTLRTLTRPLVTSHSKNGTDTNGNNDVTNLEVEEYLNWTPELLQEAMRHIYQRVLFEHVHEIQEIAVQVWENFLKYASLGVILLAACPVLATWLCLAMQPARLPVDPMLLLHPPPKERRTRSVSQSSEGSLPPELRPSQKWFVGGSESQPSAARDRNVTRARCLAADILGHLSCYLVQPAPGIEYKAEDESPIDCYVKVMVVYLRSGSALQRLVASLVVSAWARHTRGHDVFPPALRHSNGDADENDKEKQGDSTNSEDESLISRLAPPVLTNTLHTALNQALYYDEVALNCNRILQEARDLHAMMKHYKLPVDGEELSNILRLEQVAYLTTVSQPLVAAMKSKRVAQTLEERRKNLQTAVNLCTIEQGSLNVSVQAAIAGACSNLHILPEKLNPVVRPLMDSIKKEPSEELQQNSADTLAALLAQLVNRDPCPNNKVLVNLKAFLRCDPEYTPRISLESTEEANGDSGSGDSGHEGKGEQVSQAPALDKYSGILTLWEQQRSAERTAPRRGRPPAAAAALAIDQLLPHEDEARKLLRIQRRGATLALTSLATYFGDELPEKLPKLWEFISEPLERVMTDTELEQLECSAGEELISRLQVVEAVCGALAGGARARLAGAARAAAGLARARHTALRHMAARALAALCRARYPGVMRTVVRELVPALSDVRSDSVRCGAAEALARVVDALQLQIVPYIVLLVVPLLGRMSDHCEAVRIMSTRCFASLIQLMPLDGPAADPPDLEPELRARRNSDKQFLDQLFNPKSIKDYKIPVPVSAELRSYQQAGVNWLRFLYEYKLHGVLCDDMGLGKTLQSVVVVAGSHAERARARAPQLPSLVVCPPTLTGHWVFEVNKFIPSKFLKPLQYVGIPYERERLRHHVKHYNFIVASYDIVRKDIDFFSSIKWNYCILDEGHVIKNGKTKVFKAIKQIVANHRLILSGTPIQNNVLELWSLFDFLMPGLLGTERQFTARYSRPILAARDAKATPHQLQAGALACEALHRQVLPFLLRRVKEDVLKELPPKITQDYYCDLSPLQRRLYEDLSKEHMPHGIASNHTHVFQALHYLQNVCNHPKLVLTAEHPAARAIAAQLQQQNSSLHDINHSAKLPALKQLLLDCGIGTTASDAEPEVVVSQHRALVFCQLKKMLDIVEHDLLKRHLPAVTYLRLDGSVPPHKRHELVTRFNNDVSIDLLLLTTAVGGLGLNLTGADTVIFVEHDWNPMKDLQAMDRAHRIGQKKVVNVYRLITRDTLEEKIMGLQKFKLLTANTVISSENAAMETMGTDQLLDLFNLSSSNAQTPQQQQQQQQAGPSGSKSVLETLPDLWDDKQYEEEYDMTNFIKGLNKMSA